One Melanotaenia boesemani isolate fMelBoe1 chromosome 8, fMelBoe1.pri, whole genome shotgun sequence DNA segment encodes these proteins:
- the LOC121643949 gene encoding golgin subfamily A member 6-like protein 22 isoform X1, which yields MPSRVRHQEYAIKSTPSRVRHKEYAIKSTPSRVRHQEYAIKNTPSRVRHQEYAIKNTPSRVRHQEYAIKSTPSRVRHQEYSIKSTPSRIRHQEYAIKRTPSRVRHQEYAIKSTPSRIHHQEYAIKSTPSRVLHQEYAIKSTPSRICHQEYAIKNTPSRVRHQEYAIKNTPSRVRHQEYAIKSTPSRVLHQEYAIKSTP from the coding sequence ATGCCATCAAGAGTACGCCATCAAGAGTACGCCATAAAGAGTACGCCATCAAGAGTACGCCATAAAGAGTACGCCATCAAGAGTACTCCATCAAGAGTACGCCATCAAGAGTACGCCATCAAGAATACGCCATCAAGAGTACGCCATCAAGAGTACGCCATCAAGAATACGCCATCAAGAGTACGCCATCAAGAGTACGCCATCAAGAGTACGCCATCAAGAGTACGCCATCAAGAGTACTCCATCAAGAGTACGCCATCAAGAATACGCCATCAAGAGTACGCCATCAAGAGAACGCCATCAAGAGTACGCCATCAAGAATACGCCATCAAGAGTACGCCATCAAGAATACACCATCAAGAGTACGCCATAAAGAGTACGCCATCAAGAGTACTCCATCAAGAGTACGCCATCAAGAGTACGCCATCAAGAATATGCCATCAAGAGTACGCCATCAAGAATACGCCATCAAGAGTACGCCATCAAGAGTACGCCATCAAGAATACGCCATCAAGAGTACGCCATCAAGAGTACGCCATAAAGAGTACGCCATCAAGAGTACTCCATCAAGAGTACGCCATAAAAAGTACGCCATAA
- the LOC121643949 gene encoding golgin subfamily A member 6-like protein 22 isoform X3 — translation MPSRVRHQEYAIKSTPSRVRHKEYAIKSTPSRVRHQEYAIKNTPSRVRHQEYAIKNTPSRVRHQEYAIKSTPSRVRHQEYSIKSTPSRIRHQEYAIKRTPSRVRHQEYAIKSTPSRIHHQEYAIKSTPSRVLHQEYAIKSTPSKVRHQEYAIKSTPSRVRHQEYAIKSTP, via the exons ATGCCATCAAGAGTACGCCATCAAGAGTACGCCATAAAGAGTACGCCATCAAGAGTACGCCATAAAGAGTACGCCATCAAGAGTACTCCATCAAGAGTACGCCATCAAGAGTACGCCATCAAGAATACGCCATCAAGAGTACGCCATCAAGAGTACGCCATCAAGAATACGCCATCAAGAGTACGCCATCAAGAGTACGCCATCAAGAGTACGCCATCAAGAGTACGCCATCAAGAGTACTCCATCAAGAGTACGCCATCAAGAATACGCCATCAAGAGTACGCCATCAAGAGAACGCCATCAAGAGTACGCCATCAAGAATACGCCATCAAGAGTACGCCATCAAGAATACACCATCAAGAGTACGCCATAAAGAGTACGCCATCAAGAGTACTCCATCAAGAGTACGCC ATAAAGAGTACGCCATCAAAAGTACGCCATCAAGAGTACGCCATCAAGAGTACACCATCAAGAGTACGCCATCAAGAATACGCCATCAAGAGTACGCCATAA
- the LOC121643949 gene encoding golgin subfamily A member 6-like protein 22 isoform X2, protein MPSRVRHQEYAIKSTPSRVRHKEYAIKSTPSRVRHQEYAIKNTPSRVRHQEYAIKNTPSRVRHQEYAIKSTPSRVRHQEYSIKSTPSRIRHQEYAIKRTPSRVRHKEYAIKSTPSRVRHQEYTIKSTPSRIRHQEYAIKSTPSKARHKEYAIKSTPSRVRHKEYAIKSTPSRVRHKEYVIKSTP, encoded by the exons ATGCCATCAAGAGTACGCCATCAAGAGTACGCCATAAAGAGTACGCCATCAAGAGTACGCCATAAAGAGTACGCCATCAAGAGTACTCCATCAAGAGTACGCCATCAAGAGTACGCCATCAAGAATACGCCATCAAGAGTACGCCATCAAGAGTACGCCATCAAGAATACGCCATCAAGAGTACGCCATCAAGAGTACGCCATCAAGAGTACGCCATCAAGAGTACGCCATCAAGAGTACTCCATCAAGAGTACGCCATCAAGAATACGCCATCAAGAGTACGCCATCAAGAGAACGCCATCAAGAGTACGCC ATAAAGAGTACGCCATCAAAAGTACGCCATCAAGAGTACGCCATCAAGAGTACACCATCAAGAGTACGCCATCAAGAATACGCCATCAAGAGTACGCCATAAAGAGTACACCATCAAAAGCACGCCATAAAGAGTACGCCATCAAAAGTACGCCATCAAGAGTACGCCATAAAGAGTACGCCATCAAAAGTACGCCATCAAGAGTACGCCATAAAGAGTATGTCATAAAGAGTACGCCATAA